A stretch of DNA from Thermoanaerobaculia bacterium:
CCCCGATCCCGGTTCCGGATCCGGCCTCTCACCGAACCGGAGCACTTCCGGGCCGCCGTGATTCTCGAAATAAACCGCTCTCATCGTCCCATCCTCCGCGCCGCGCGCTCGATCTACTGGAGATACCCGAGCGATTTCAGCTTCTCGAGGTACTCCCGGCCGGTCTCCGTCGGCGCGGCGGGCGCCCCCGGCCGCCGCTCTCCGTACGTCGCGACGGCCGCGGTCTCGAGCGCTCCGGGACGGAACATGTCGGCCCGCGCCGAGCCGGCGAGGTCCCGCGCCGCCGGAATTCCCAGCCTCGCGATCGCGCTCGGCGCGACGTCTTCCGCACGGACCGAAGGCAACGCTCGTTGGGCCGCCGGATCGACGAGCGCCCATCCGCCCGACGCGCCGGACCGGCCCGCGTCCGCCAGGAGCCAGAGCGCGCCGCCGCCCGCCCGCGCGATCGCGAGGCGCTGCGCGACGAACTCCCGGGCGGGGCGGGACAGCGGTCCGCCGTCGATGTCCGCTCCGGGAAGATAGATCGTCGCCAGTCGGGGGGCCACGGCCTCCTCCGCGCGCCGGAACGCGGCGATCGCCGCGGCGTCGTCCTCGGCGCCGCTGGCGGCCCGGAGAGCGATCTCCCGGTTCTCGACGACCCGCGCCCCCGGAACGGCCTCCGACGCCCACCAGTTCACCGAGACGGTCGGGATCCCGGCGCGCGCCGCCACCTCCCAGAACGTCCAGGCGCGCCGTTCGGCGCCGGACACGGGCACCCGCCCGGTCGCCTTCGCCCAGCGCAGGGGTCCGCGGAAGATCCAGCCGGTCCCCGCCGGCGGCGTGAGCGCGGCCTTTCCGAACAGGGAAATCCGCTCGAAGGCCGCCACCCCGTGCCGCGATGGAGGAACGCCGGTCGCGATCGTCGTCCAGATCTCCGGAGGAGGCGCCGCGCCGCGGCGCCAGCGGACGAGCGGGGCGTCGGGCGCCAGCAGCCCGAGCGTCTCCGGAGATACGCCGTCCAGCCCCACGATCACCAGCGCGTCCGGCCGGGGAGAGATCGTGAGCGGCGGAAAGGCCGCCCCCGGCTCCCGGCGCGACGCCCAGAGCGACGCGGCGCCGAGCAGCACCGCGAGCGCCGCGGCGGCGCCGCGGCGCCACGAAAGCCGCTCCGGGAGGGGAACGTGCCGCCGGAGGGCGAGGGAGAGCGACGTCGCGCGGGCGGCCCTCGCGAAATAGAAGGCCGCGACCGCGACCGCGGCGAGCGCGAGCGCGGGGTGGGCCCCGGGCGACGCGGGGAGCGAACGCACCCCCGCCGTGAAGAGCCCGAACACGAGGATCGCCGCCGCGGCCGCCGCGATCAGAGCGGAGCGCGCGGGACGCGAGGGCGCGCGGCGGAACCGGGCGGCCAGCAGCACCGCGGCCGCGGCCGCGAGCGCGAGCGGGATCTCGATGACGAGGAGGGCGGCCGCCGCGAGAAACGCGCCCCCGGCGGGCACGACGGCGCCCCGGGCGGCCAGCGCGGCCGTGGACGCGACGACGCAGGCGACCGCCCCGGCCGCGGCGGACGGAAGGATCGCGCCGGACGCCCGCGGCGCGTTGAAGATCGCCCTCTCGATTCCCGCGTCGAGATATCCCTGCGCGCGCAGCCGCGCGCGCACCTCGTCGATCGGCGGCGGCGGAGCGCTCACGAGCGTCGGTCCCGCAGGAGATACGCGAGGTCCGCGAGCGGCCGCCCGCGCGGCCCGAGAGGCTCGACGGCGCTCGCGGCGGCTTCGGTCAGCTCGCCGGCGATCGTCACCGCGGTTTCCCGGCCCAGGATCTTCGCGAAGTTCGCGCGGTGCCCCTCGCCGTGCGCCTTCTTGCCGGTGCGCTCCGCGGCATCGGGCGTCTCCAGGAGGTCGTCGACGATCTGGAACGCCAGGCCGAGGTTCTTCGCGTAGCGGGTGAGTGCGGCCACGCCCTCCTCGGACGCGCGCGCGGCGATCGCCCCGCCCCGCGCGGCGGCGACGAAGAGCTCGCCGGTCTTCAGCGCGTGGATGCGTTCGAGCTCGTCGAGCGTCGCGCGGGCCGGATCGGCCGTCAGGTCCGCGAACTGGCCTCGGCAGCAGCCGGGTTCCCCGGCCGCCCGGGCGAGCTCGGCGACGAGCTTCGTCCGGATCCGGTCGGGCAGGCCGTCGCTCCGGCCGAGGAGCTCGAAGGCGCGATTGATCAGCGCGACGGCCGCGAGGATCGCCGTCGATTCCCCGAACTCCAGGTGGAGGGCGGGGCGTCCGCGGCGCAGCGTGGCGTCGTCCATCGAGGGGAGGTCGTCGAACACGAGGGAGGCGGCATGCACGGCCTCGAGGGCCGCGCCGAAGTCGAGGAGACCCGCCGGGTCGCCGCGGAAGAGGACGCCGGCCGCGAGCGCCACGAGCGCGCGGATGCGCTTGCCCGGGGAAAGGAGCGCGGCGCGCATCGCGGAGGAAAGAGGAGAGTCGTCCGCCGGAACGACGGCGGAGAGCCGCTCCTCCAGCCGCCCGATGTGGAGCTCGGAAAAAGTCGCGAAGGAGCCGTCAGGTCCCCGGCGCCGCGTCAACTTCCAAAGCTGGCGACGGCTTCCGGTTCGTTCTCGTAGACGTCGAAAACGGTGATGAGCTGGGTGACCGTGAGAACGTCCTGGATCTTCGGCGGGAGATGGAGCAGCCGGAGGCGCCCCCCCTTGTTCGTCACGGTCGTGTAGCAGCCGACGAGCTCGCCGATGCCGGAGGAGTCGATCGAGGTCACCTCGTTCATGTTGACGAGGATGTCCTTCTTCCCGGCGTCGAGGAGCCGCGTGATCGTGTCCCGAAGCTGAATGTCTCCCGAGCCGATGGTGATCTTCCCCTTCAGCTCGATGATGGATACGTTTCCGGACTCGCGGACGGTCGCCTTCATGGCTCGATCTCCTCCTATTCTGGTTCGTCGGCTACGAGCTTCTTCTCGAGGACCACTTTCGTGCCGCCGAGCGAGAAATCGTATCGCACATCGTCCATGAACGTCTTCATGTAGAAAATGCCGCGTCCCGAGGTCTTGAGCCGGTTCTCGGGGGCGAGCGGATCGGCGACCTGTTCCGGCCGGAACCCGACCCCCTCGTCGGCGATGGCCATGCGGAAGACGTCCCCGTCGACCTGCAGGGTGAGCGACACGCGTTTCTCCGTGTCCCCCTGGTTCCCGTGCTTGATCGCGTTGGCGACCCCTTCCCGAAGCGCCATCGAGATCGCGTGGGTCGTGTCGGCCGAGAGTTTCCACGGCCGGAGCACGTAATCGCACACGAACTGCGCGAGTTCGATGTTGTCGAACGAGCTGGCGATCGACAACGTGACGGGAGCCACGCGGTTTTTCATCACGGCAAAATCGCCGAAAAGATACCCGATATGCGAGAATGCAGCAAGATGGCCACCCGCCTCGGACGGCTCGCGATCGTCGTCGGAGCCCTCCTCTCCATGGCGGGCGCCGCGAGTCCGCCCGCCGTCTCCGACCGGGTCGCCGAGGCGAGGAAGACCGTGGAAGAGGTCCGCGGGCGAACGTTCCGGCGGCCGGTCCCGTCGGAGACGGTCGGACCCGAGAAGCTCCGCACGCTGCTCTCCCGCAAGCTCTCGGAAGGACTGGTCGTCGCTCCGGAGGCGTATTTCCGCTCGCTCGCCGCGATCGGCGCGATCTCGGACGCCGACCTGCCGCACCTGCTCGATCGGCTGCTCGATTTCTACGGCGGCGAAGTCCTCGCCTTCTACGACCCCGCCGAGGGAAGGTTCTTCGTTTCGAGCTCCGGGAAGGAACGCCTCGGCGGGTTCGGCGGAATGGAGGAGACGCTCGTCTTCACCCACGAGCTGACCCATGCCCTGCAGGACCAGTACCTCTCTCTCGACGGCCGCCTCCGCGCGCTGAAGAGCGACGGCGACGCGGCGCTCGCGATGGACGCCCTGCTCGAAGGGGAGGCGACCGAGGTCATGATCGAGAGCGCGGTCAAGGACCTGCCGGGAGGCGAGGACGGCGTCGAAGCGATGCTCGCTCCCCTGCTCACCGCGTCGCTCTCGGACCTCGATCCGGACGCCGCGAAGGTTCCGTCGTTCTTTTCGGAGCAGCTGCTGTTCCCCTACAGCGAAGGCACCGCGTACGTGCGGCAGATCCGGAAGCGCGGCGGCTGGAAGGCGATCGACGCGCTCTGGAGCTCGCTCCCGGCGAGCTCGGCCGAGATCCTCCACGCCGGTTCGCGCCGCCCGGCGCCCGGCGGCCCTCTCCTGGCGGACCGCGCGGTGGCGCCTCCCGCGGGCGGCGCCTTCCTCTATTCCGACACGCTCGGCGAGTGGACCCTCCGCTTCCTCTTCCGGAAAGCATCGGTCGCCGACGCGGACGCGGCGGCCGCCGCCTGGCGCGCCGACCGATTCCTCTTCTTCACGTCGGGAGACCGGGTTGCCTATGCCGGCCGTATCCGCGCCGACGACGCGGCGGATGCCCGGCGGATTCTCGAGGCGTGGAAGAGGTCTTCCCCGGCCGCCGCGGGGTCCGTCGACGGCACCGACGTGACGGTCTGGTCCGGCTTCGACAAGACGCCCCTTTAGACGCCCGCGCCGCTCGCCCTCCCGGGACGACTCAGCTCACGAATTTCAGCGCGAACGGGATCAGGACGAAGAGCTCGAACGCGTCGAACGCGCCGTGAGCGACGATCCCGGGAAGGGCGTTCCCGTACAGCTCGAACGTCAGCGCCAGGATCGACGCGAGGATGAAGATCCCGACGAGCATCACCGGCTGGCCGTAGACGCCGTGCGCGAGCGTGAAGAAGATCGTCGCGCCGATCGCGCCGATCCGGGGCTGGAGGAAGGATCGGAAAAAGGCCTCTTCGAAGATCATCGCCGAGACGACGATCGCGATCTTGAAGGCGAGCGGGAGGGCCACGATCCAGGGAATGACGGGGGAGATTCGCGGCGCCGCTCCCGCCGGAGCGAAGATCGAGACGATCCACTGGATCGCCAGCATCCCGCAGAGAGAGACCCCCCACGCGAAGGCCGCGATCGGAAACCCCGCGAGGAGCAGCCGGACGGGACGGCCGGAGCGGATCTTCAGGAAATCCAGGATGGGCGGTCGGCCCGAGAGCACGTACCAGACGATCAGGAACAGCAGAAACACCGCATGGAGGGCGAAAGCCGAAACCGGCGAGAGGTCCTTCGGCTCCGCCGGCCGTCCCGAGAGACCGGACGCGAACGGCGCGACGACGCAGAGGATCAGGACGGCGACGAGAAGAGCCAGCCCGATCGTCTTGCGCGTCTCGGTCGGAAACGCATCCTGATCGAATCCGCGGCGCCGGAGCGCCCGCAGCAGGAAACCCGCCACGAGGACGGCGCCCGTCGTGAACAGGATCACGAAGACGGCGGCGTTCATTCCGTCGGGCGAACGACGATCAGCACCGAGGCGGGGGACGACCGCGCGACCCGCTCCGCCGTCGCCCCGAGGGCGTGCGGGTGGCGGGGACCGGTCAGTCCATGGGCCCCGACGACGACGAGCGAGGGCCG
This window harbors:
- a CDS encoding polyprenyl synthetase family protein, with translation MTRRRGPDGSFATFSELHIGRLEERLSAVVPADDSPLSSAMRAALLSPGKRIRALVALAAGVLFRGDPAGLLDFGAALEAVHAASLVFDDLPSMDDATLRRGRPALHLEFGESTAILAAVALINRAFELLGRSDGLPDRIRTKLVAELARAAGEPGCCRGQFADLTADPARATLDELERIHALKTGELFVAAARGGAIAARASEEGVAALTRYAKNLGLAFQIVDDLLETPDAAERTGKKAHGEGHRANFAKILGRETAVTIAGELTEAAASAVEPLGPRGRPLADLAYLLRDRRS
- a CDS encoding STAS domain-containing protein, encoding MKATVRESGNVSIIELKGKITIGSGDIQLRDTITRLLDAGKKDILVNMNEVTSIDSSGIGELVGCYTTVTNKGGRLRLLHLPPKIQDVLTVTQLITVFDVYENEPEAVASFGS
- a CDS encoding ATP-binding protein, producing the protein MKNRVAPVTLSIASSFDNIELAQFVCDYVLRPWKLSADTTHAISMALREGVANAIKHGNQGDTEKRVSLTLQVDGDVFRMAIADEGVGFRPEQVADPLAPENRLKTSGRGIFYMKTFMDDVRYDFSLGGTKVVLEKKLVADEPE
- a CDS encoding CPBP family intramembrane glutamic endopeptidase, which codes for MNAAVFVILFTTGAVLVAGFLLRALRRRGFDQDAFPTETRKTIGLALLVAVLILCVVAPFASGLSGRPAEPKDLSPVSAFALHAVFLLFLIVWYVLSGRPPILDFLKIRSGRPVRLLLAGFPIAAFAWGVSLCGMLAIQWIVSIFAPAGAAPRISPVIPWIVALPLAFKIAIVVSAMIFEEAFFRSFLQPRIGAIGATIFFTLAHGVYGQPVMLVGIFILASILALTFELYGNALPGIVAHGAFDAFELFVLIPFALKFVS